In Sulfurihydrogenibium subterraneum DSM 15120, a single window of DNA contains:
- the ispH gene encoding 4-hydroxy-3-methylbut-2-enyl diphosphate reductase — MVNIKVAQTAGFCFGVRIAVDMAKKAGEQLGHAYTNGPIIHNKQVVSYLESLGVKELQDYSQLKPGETVIIRSHGVPPETERKLKSMNINVLDATCPFVKKVHDKVRQLVEEGYFVVIIGEEGHPEVIGTLGHLKEVNGQGVVVENFEDLVKKVPKRNKIGVVAQTTQSEDFFREAVGYLAENTEELKVFNTICDATSVRQEDVKKLAPTVDVMIIIGGKHSGNTQRLAQISKALNPNTYHIETADELQKEWFEGKENIGVSAGASTPDWIINQVVEKIKQLKGVYT; from the coding sequence ATGGTTAACATAAAAGTAGCCCAAACAGCAGGTTTTTGCTTTGGTGTAAGGATAGCCGTTGATATGGCTAAAAAGGCTGGTGAGCAACTGGGACATGCCTACACAAACGGTCCTATAATTCACAACAAACAGGTTGTTTCCTACTTAGAAAGTCTTGGAGTGAAAGAGCTACAAGATTACTCTCAACTAAAGCCCGGTGAGACTGTTATTATTAGGTCTCATGGAGTTCCGCCTGAAACAGAAAGAAAGCTAAAAAGTATGAATATAAATGTATTAGACGCAACTTGTCCCTTTGTCAAAAAAGTCCACGACAAAGTAAGACAGCTTGTAGAAGAAGGTTATTTTGTTGTGATAATAGGAGAAGAAGGGCATCCTGAAGTTATAGGAACTTTAGGACATCTTAAAGAGGTAAACGGTCAAGGTGTTGTTGTGGAAAACTTTGAGGACTTAGTAAAAAAAGTACCTAAAAGAAATAAAATAGGTGTTGTCGCTCAAACAACTCAAAGTGAAGACTTTTTTAGAGAAGCTGTAGGATATCTGGCAGAAAATACAGAAGAATTAAAAGTGTTTAACACTATTTGCGATGCAACTTCTGTCAGACAAGAGGATGTTAAAAAACTTGCCCCTACCGTAGATGTAATGATAATCATCGGAGGAAAACACAGTGGAAATACACAAAGACTTGCTCAGATATCTAAAGCTCTAAACCCAAACACTTACCACATAGAAACAGCTGATGAACTTCAAAAAGAGTGGTTTGAAGGAAAAGAAAACATTGGTGTGTCAGCTGGAGCTTCAACTCCAGATTGGATAATAAATCAAGTTGTTGAAAAAATAAAACAGTTAAAAGGAGTGTACACATGA
- a CDS encoding S1 RNA-binding domain-containing protein gives MNEFEKLMEESVESGFYSKNQKIKGKVVKITDDKVFVDIGQKIEAVLNKIEAEDIKEGQEIEAVFVGKRDKDGYFILSRRGIVNKEKLQKLKDAFENKKKVKITVLSKQDKGYTVSVEGFKGFMPLSESSLKRDENLLEGFTFEGYIIKFEERGKNPNIVVSRKQALIEEKELEKEKILSLLKEGQKIKAKVVKVQPIGAVLSIEDVLYGFLPKSEISWDKFKKVEEVLKVGDEVEVVVKEIKDKKPILSLKLLEGNPWDKFDKNVGDVVEGKIKEINKGGVIVDLGLLEGFIPNSEISHFDYIKAKKNLKVGDTVLAKIFEIDKEKGKIKLSIKQTQENPIEKFLKENPEGSVIQAKVKDVKQKVAFIDLGDIEGIVKLQDATDNPSIKSISSVLKEGKTYRFKVLGVEKDKIVLGIKQLLEDAFNDFISKHKVGDVVKGKVKKLIEKGAFVDLTEEVEGFIPVSEIAKERIKIPSDKLSLHQEVEAKIININAKNKKITLSIKHLILDQERKALEEEKRKQEEERKRQEEEAKKKLLEKLSQKEEKKESQGEGLGTLGEILKKKLMEKEGK, from the coding sequence ATGAACGAATTTGAGAAGTTAATGGAAGAAAGTGTAGAATCTGGATTCTACTCAAAAAATCAAAAAATAAAAGGTAAAGTAGTAAAAATAACAGATGATAAAGTTTTTGTAGACATAGGTCAAAAAATAGAAGCGGTTTTAAACAAAATTGAAGCTGAAGATATAAAAGAAGGTCAAGAAATAGAAGCAGTTTTTGTAGGTAAAAGAGATAAAGATGGATACTTTATTCTTTCAAGAAGAGGAATAGTAAATAAAGAAAAACTACAAAAATTAAAAGATGCTTTTGAAAACAAAAAGAAAGTAAAAATAACGGTATTAAGTAAGCAAGATAAAGGTTATACAGTATCTGTTGAAGGATTTAAAGGTTTTATGCCTTTATCAGAATCATCTTTAAAAAGAGATGAGAATCTTTTAGAAGGCTTTACATTTGAAGGCTACATAATAAAATTTGAAGAAAGAGGAAAAAATCCTAACATAGTAGTTTCAAGAAAACAAGCTTTGATAGAAGAAAAAGAATTAGAAAAAGAGAAGATACTGTCATTATTAAAAGAAGGTCAAAAGATAAAAGCAAAGGTTGTAAAAGTACAACCTATAGGTGCTGTTTTATCAATAGAAGATGTTTTATACGGATTTTTACCAAAAAGTGAGATATCCTGGGATAAATTTAAAAAAGTAGAAGAAGTTTTAAAAGTAGGTGATGAGGTTGAAGTTGTTGTAAAAGAGATAAAAGATAAAAAACCTATCTTGTCGTTAAAACTTTTAGAAGGAAATCCTTGGGATAAGTTTGATAAAAACGTTGGTGATGTTGTAGAAGGAAAAATTAAAGAAATAAACAAAGGTGGAGTGATTGTAGATTTAGGACTGTTGGAAGGATTCATACCTAACTCAGAAATATCTCACTTTGATTATATAAAAGCTAAGAAGAACTTAAAAGTTGGAGATACAGTATTAGCCAAAATATTTGAAATAGATAAAGAAAAAGGAAAAATAAAGCTAAGCATAAAACAAACCCAAGAAAATCCTATAGAGAAGTTTTTAAAAGAAAATCCAGAAGGTAGCGTAATTCAGGCAAAAGTAAAAGATGTAAAACAAAAAGTTGCATTCATTGATTTAGGAGATATTGAAGGAATAGTAAAACTTCAAGATGCAACAGACAATCCTTCTATTAAATCAATATCTTCCGTTTTAAAAGAAGGAAAGACTTACAGATTTAAAGTTTTAGGTGTAGAAAAAGACAAGATAGTTCTTGGAATTAAACAGCTTTTAGAAGATGCCTTTAATGACTTTATCTCAAAACATAAAGTGGGAGATGTTGTTAAAGGAAAAGTTAAAAAGCTCATAGAAAAGGGAGCCTTTGTTGACCTAACAGAAGAAGTAGAAGGGTTTATACCTGTATCAGAAATAGCAAAAGAAAGAATAAAAATACCAAGTGATAAACTATCTCTCCATCAAGAAGTAGAAGCAAAAATTATTAATATAAACGCTAAAAATAAAAAGATTACCTTAAGTATTAAACATCTGATCTTAGATCAAGAAAGAAAAGCTTTAGAGGAAGAAAAAAGAAAACAAGAAGAAGAGAGAAAGAGACAAGAGGAAGAAGCTAAGAAAAAACTTTTAGAAAAATTATCCCAAAAAGAAGAAAAGAAAGAGTCTCAAGGCGAAGGATTAGGAACCCTTGGAGAGATATTAAAGAAAAAGCTTATGGAGAAAGAAGGTAAATGA
- a CDS encoding sodium:calcium antiporter encodes MIIDLFVLVVGIVFVLVAAELFTNGIEALGHRLQVSKNFTGSVLAAVGTALPETLIPIIAVVFFAGNKGQDIGVGAILGAPFMLSTLAFPLIGLTVVVRHLLKKGSISLHAETTGLRRDLTFFLFAYSIALFVVPFESHSVRILTAAFLLVLYVVYVFQTLKGESEDMEATEHLFFAPKNPHPAMWIIIFQVIFSLVIMVAGAHLFVHGIEKISLAFGLDPLIFSLLIAPIATELPEKINSITWVWKKKDTLAAGNVAGAMVFQSTVPVSFGIVFTDWNITGLALISGIFAIFSAFLVLTVSYINRKYFAYGFSVGIIFFVSYIYLVLNGTN; translated from the coding sequence ATGATAATTGATTTATTTGTTTTAGTTGTCGGTATTGTTTTTGTTTTAGTAGCTGCAGAACTTTTTACAAACGGAATAGAGGCACTTGGTCATAGATTGCAAGTTTCAAAGAATTTTACAGGAAGTGTTTTAGCAGCAGTAGGGACAGCTCTTCCTGAAACGCTTATCCCAATTATTGCAGTTGTGTTTTTTGCAGGAAACAAAGGACAAGATATAGGTGTAGGTGCAATTTTGGGAGCTCCTTTTATGCTTTCTACCTTAGCTTTTCCTTTAATAGGTTTAACTGTTGTTGTTAGACATTTATTAAAAAAGGGTAGTATATCTCTTCACGCAGAAACTACGGGACTTAGAAGAGATTTAACTTTCTTCTTATTTGCTTATTCTATCGCTTTATTTGTTGTTCCGTTTGAAAGTCATTCTGTAAGGATTTTAACTGCAGCATTTTTATTGGTTTTATATGTAGTGTACGTTTTCCAAACGTTAAAAGGTGAAAGTGAAGATATGGAAGCTACAGAACATCTTTTCTTTGCACCTAAAAATCCTCATCCAGCTATGTGGATAATAATATTCCAAGTTATATTTTCCTTGGTTATAATGGTTGCTGGAGCTCATCTGTTTGTCCATGGAATAGAGAAGATTAGCTTAGCCTTTGGTTTAGACCCCCTTATATTTTCACTATTAATAGCACCAATAGCAACAGAACTTCCTGAAAAGATAAATAGTATTACTTGGGTTTGGAAAAAGAAAGATACTTTGGCAGCAGGTAATGTTGCAGGAGCAATGGTATTTCAAAGTACTGTACCTGTTAGCTTTGGAATAGTTTTTACAGATTGGAACATTACAGGATTAGCGTTAATATCTGGTATATTCGCTATATTTTCGGCATTTTTAGTATTAACTGTTTCTTACATTAACAGAAAGTATTTTGCTTATGGTTTTTCTGTTGGTATAATTTTCTTTGTTAGTTATATTTATTTAGTTTTAAATGGTACAAATTAA
- a CDS encoding acetyl-CoA carboxylase carboxyltransferase subunit alpha, whose amino-acid sequence MDLDKELQNLSDQIEILREKIRNGENSLIRELVKLRKKFKKLSEKKMESLTAWDRVQLARHPKRPHTIDYINNIFTDFIELHGDRRFADDKAIIAGFANFEGKPVCVIGHEKGRDTKEKIERNFGMPHPEGYRKAIRVMKLAEKFKRPVFTFIDTPGAYPGIGAEERGQSQAIAESLMVMGSLKTPIIATVIGEGGSGGALALGVADRILMLENAIYSVISPEGCAAILFKSAESAPIAAESLKITAKDLLELGVIDCIVREPRGGAHLQPKKMYRLLKWSLRNALKQVENVDLDKLVELRHKKFYSMGRFAEK is encoded by the coding sequence ATGGATTTAGATAAAGAATTACAAAACCTATCAGACCAGATAGAAATATTAAGAGAAAAGATAAGAAATGGAGAGAATAGTCTTATAAGAGAGCTTGTAAAACTTAGAAAAAAGTTTAAAAAATTATCCGAAAAAAAGATGGAGTCTTTAACCGCTTGGGATAGAGTTCAGCTTGCAAGACATCCTAAAAGACCCCATACGATAGATTACATAAACAACATTTTTACAGATTTTATAGAGCTTCATGGAGACAGAAGATTTGCAGATGATAAAGCAATAATAGCTGGATTTGCAAATTTTGAAGGAAAACCTGTTTGTGTAATTGGACACGAAAAAGGAAGAGACACAAAAGAGAAGATTGAAAGAAATTTTGGAATGCCTCACCCTGAAGGTTATAGAAAAGCTATAAGAGTTATGAAACTTGCGGAAAAATTCAAAAGACCTGTTTTCACTTTTATAGATACACCCGGAGCCTACCCCGGAATAGGAGCTGAGGAAAGAGGTCAGTCTCAGGCAATAGCAGAAAGTCTTATGGTTATGGGAAGTTTGAAAACTCCTATAATTGCAACAGTTATAGGAGAGGGTGGAAGTGGTGGAGCTTTAGCTTTAGGGGTTGCAGACAGGATTTTAATGCTTGAAAATGCTATATACTCAGTTATATCTCCAGAAGGCTGTGCAGCAATACTTTTTAAATCTGCAGAGTCAGCTCCTATTGCAGCAGAAAGTTTGAAAATTACAGCAAAAGACCTTTTAGAGTTAGGCGTAATAGACTGTATAGTTAGAGAGCCAAGAGGTGGAGCACACCTTCAGCCAAAAAAAATGTACAGACTTTTGAAGTGGTCTTTAAGAAATGCTTTAAAACAAGTAGAGAATGTAGATTTAGATAAACTCGTAGAATTAAGACATAAAAAGTTTTACTCAATGGGAAGATTTGCTGAGAAGTGA